The Nostoc cf. commune SO-36 genomic sequence AATTCGGGAAAGTTGCCTATTTGCTGAAATACTTCTTTTGTTAAAAAAATTCCTTGGTCGCCATAAGGCATTTGATAAATGTGCGATCGCACATTTACTCCCCACTCTACCCATCGTAAACTTAAAAGTGACGCATCAATTTGCAACTTAAAAGCACCAGCTACAGCCCCAGGTTGTTGTAGTGCTGTGCGAATCATCTCATCAAACCCAGTTGGTAAACGGGTATCCGCATGGAGAAATAACAAAATATCACCGCTAGCCGCTAAAACACCCGCGTTCATTTGCACAGCACGACCAGGGGGAAATGATGAGATAACTTTGACACCTAATGACTTAGCAATTTCTACTGTGCCATCATTTGAGCCACTATCCACTACCATCACTTCTATATTTGTACTGGGTTGGGTAGTTGCGATTGCTTCTTTGATATTTACCGCTTCATTAATAGCTGGAATAATAATAGAAATTCTGCTACTTTTAATATTTTGATTCATAATTTCTTAAACCATTAAGATGCATCAATAATTAAAATACTGGCAGAGCTTGTAAACTGTGTAAAGCTAACCAATCAACGGTTATAAATTTTGTGGCTCAATTTTTTTATCCTTAAGAGACTGTTATGCTCAAATTCATGTCTATATCTATATCTGCAATTATATTTGTCTTAATTTTAATTTTGGGGTTTATATCTCCAGTTCAATCTGCAACTCTCCGTTCAACTTGGGTCGAGAATGAAATTTACCAATACAATCATCCCTTTGCTGCTCAATTGCCTCAAGAACTGGCAACGAAAATGCAAAAAATGAAGGCTAGCCCTTTTGCCTTTTATCGGGGAACATCTCACATTTTTTATCGTGATATGCAGACCTTACCAAGTTCAGGATTCGTGAATTCTTCAACCTCAGCCATCTGGTTAGAGGGAGATATGCATCTGCAAAATCTTGGAGGGATGAGAGATAGCAACGACAACAACGTTTTTGACACCACCGATTTTGATGAAAGCTATCTTGGCCCCTACGTTTGGGACTTGCGACGGATGGCAGTCTCTATTTTGTTAGCAGCTAAAGAGAATGGTCTTAGCTCAAGTGACGCTCAAGATATTGTCCGTAATTTTTTGGATGCTTATCTGAACAAGATGAGTGATTTTAAAGGAACCAACGACGAACTTTCATACCATTTGGAATCTAGCAATACAAACGGTGTGGTCAAAGATTTGATTCAAAAAGCCTCGCATGAAAGCCGTTCTAAATTGCTAACCAAGTACACGCAGTTAAATAACAGTAACAATCGAATATTTCAGACGACCTCGAAATTTCAGCCTGTATCTAACAACACCTATTCCGACATTGCTGGGGCTATGAGCAGCTACATCGCCTCAATTCCTAGTAGTAAGCGCTACAACAGTAGTTACTACGCTCTTAAAGACATTCGGCTAAAATTAGGCTCAGGCACTGGTAGTCTTGGTAAGTATCGATATTATTTACTGATTGAAGGGCCAAGTTCAGCAACCGACGACGATCGCATTTTGGAGATGAAGCAAGAAGGTAGTAGTGCAGTTGCGATCGCACTTCCAGGTCTGCTGCCTACTTCAGTCTACGGAAACCAAGAAGGAGCGAGAGTGACAATTGCCACCAAAGCAATGCTCTCTAATACTGATCCATTGCTTGGCTACACTACAGTCAGCAGCATAGCCTTTATGCTGCATGAAAAATCACCCTACCAAGTTGACTTTGACTATACCTTGCTAACCACTAAGTCAAAATTCATGGATGCGACGGGGTATGCAGGAAAGATCGTTGCCAAAAACCATGCAATCTCTGATAAAGATTACGATGCTGCAATTATTCCCATCAGCGTTGACAAAGAAGTGACTGATATTGTGAGCAGTAAAAAAGCTGTATTTAAAGACGAAATTGTTAACTTTGCAGTAAACTATGCAACTCAATTGGAGTATGACTACACGAGTTTTGTAAATGCTTATAAGCAAGGAAGGCAATTATACTAGAATATTGATTTAGTATTCAGAAAACATTTAACAATTTACAAAATTTGAATATTCCTAGTGAAACTTTGTGAAACTTTACTAAAACATTGATTTTGTAGTCAGGGATTCTTTTCAGATACACTAACATCAATTATAGGACTTACACATTGACACAAAATACAAAATATGCATTTTTGAAAAACCAGATATGTCGTAGGGGCACAGCAGTGCTGTGCCCTCCATAGCGCGGGTTTATGTACCATCAAATAATAATTAATCAAAGCCGGAAACGACCTATTTTCGTGAATTCATACCATGATTAATTTGTACAGTGCGTAAGTCCTAAATTAGTCTGATCTCAAAAACCAAATACGTAGTTAAAGTGGTTACTTAATTATATAAAAAATAGCCGTGTAATTACTATTGAAAAACTGGACTTAGATTATTTGGTTATATAACAACATCGCATCTTAACACTAAGCAGACCTAAAAAAGTATACATATAAATCTGAGGAATAAATGGCTGAAAGAAAGAATAAAAAGTAAACATTTACGTAGGGATATTTTTTAATTAAATGACTCAATCTAATAACAAGACTGATCTTCTCCAGGAAACGGATTTAGGAACTGTTGTAGCTCAAGCTACTACTACAGACAAATGGCAAGTCTTGCCGTACAGTGCCCCAATCCTACCCATACATGCTGCCCTACTCCGTACTGGTAAGGTATTCTTTTTTTGTGGCTCAGGTAATGATCCCAATCGGTTAAATACTCCCTATGACAGTGTGGTCTGGGATGTAAACAATGGAACCTTTACCCGTCAAGCACCTCCATTGGATAGTAATAATCAACCTATTGACATTTTTTGCGCTGGTCACTCCTTCCGCCCTAATGGTATGTTGCTGGTTGCAGGTGGAACTTTGCGCTATGACCCATTTTATGGTTCTCCCTCTGCTCTCCTGTTTGATCCCGATACTGAAAAATGGGTCAAGATACCATCAATGAATAATGGCCGCTGGTATCCTACTGTGTTAACACTAGGCAGCGGTCGAATATTAGCAGTGTCTGGGCCGGATAAAGATGGCAAGCTCAATAGACAACCAGAAATTTATTCTGTTAACTTTCCAAATGGTTGGAATGCTTTTCCAATAACTAGTGCCTTACCTGCATATTTACATTTGTTTTTACTAAGTAATGGAGACATCTTTTATTCAGGTGCTCAGATGGGTGGCACTGGAGTGACACCAAGGATATTAACCCTGCCAGGGGCATTTACACAATCCATTACAGAGAAAGTAGTGCCAGGGCTGCAAAACCCAGGTTTCGGCGGCGATCAAGCTGCCAGTGTTCTTTTACCACCTGCACAAGATCAAAAGGTCATGATTATCGGTGGGGGCGGTGGTACTGCAATAAACAGGGTGAATATTGTAGATTTAAAAGCTATTAACCCAACTTACGTAGCAGCAAAGCCTTTAAACTATGCCCGGAAGCATCACAGCGCAGTTTTGTTGCCCGATCGCACAGTCTTTGTTTGCAATGGTAGCAAAATAAATGAGGACACAACACAATCAATGCTGCCAGCAGAAATCTACAATCCAGCTACAAATACTTGGACAGTGGTAGCTAAACAAAATGTCCCCCGTGTATATCACTCGGTGGCCTTGCTCTTACCAGATGGTAGGGTAGTCACAGCTGGAGGCAATCCTAAACGAACGGTCAATGAACTGCGATTAGAAATTTACAGTCCTGCGTATATGTCTCGCCCACGACCAATTATTCAGAGCGTTCCTCAAATAACATTGAGCTACGGGCTACAATTTACAATTCAGACACCCCAGGCTGCGAATATTAAATGGGTTAGTCTGATTAAACCAATGGCAACTACCCATTCCTGCGATGCTGAACAAAGGTTAGTGGATGTACCAATTAATTTTAGGGATGCCACTTCTCTCAATGTCACGATAACAGACAATCGAAACATCGCACCGCCAGGTTGGTACATGATTTTTATTACTGACAATAATGGAACGCCGTCAGTAGCAACCTGGAGGCGCGTATCTTAGAGGTTGTTTGAAAAGTAGTTAGTTGTAATTTTAGGCACTTATTGATCCCCCCTAACCCACACTTAGGGAGACCCTAAAACCTCGCTGCCTCCCCTTAAAAAAAGGAAACCGGATTAAAGTCCCCTAATTTATCGGGGAACCAGTGCGGTCTTCTCCCAAGGGGAGACGCTAAAAGCGTTAGCGAGCCTGCGAGCGTCTGGGGGTTTCCCCCATGAGCAACTGGCGTGAATTTAGGGGGATTTAAAAGGTGATCCATCACTAAAAACTTTTCAAACATCCTCTTAGCTTTACCTGGTTATGTTCACACTGCTATTTAATAAAAGTCATCAATTCTAAGAGGGAAAATATGAGTTTCAAGCTATCACGTCGACAGTTTGGCCAGTTGGCACTTACTGGAACTGTAGTATCTGGACTTAGTTATCTAGCCAACAAAGCCTTGGCGCAAACACCAAGTTTAGATTTAGATATTGTAGGTATAGGTTCTGGCCCGATCATAAACCCTTCCCAAACAGCTATCCCAGAGGTAAATACAACTGAATTAGATAATACTGCCTCAAACACTATATCCATCGATACTAATGTACCCACAGATATTAATGTAGAACTTGTTTTGCAATCCTTAATTACAGGAAAGTCTCAGGTACTTGGGGATAAAAGTACACCTCTATTAGGGCCTAATCAGATATTGAGTGGCTTCACTTCTTTAAGTAATGGCACACTTGTTTTAGCCGTTACTCCTATTACAACTAGTAGAAGACGGGCAACGCCTACTCACATTACATTTTTGGGTACACCTGCAAAAACTTTGATAATCTCAGGACTTAAACAGAATCAACAGCTTGGGAGCTTGCTAGGCACTAATGATGGGCGGCTCATCGGTCTAGTAGGTAAGAAGAACGGTACACCACCTATCACATTGGTAGATATTAACCTTCAAACAGGAGAGATAACTCCTATTGATAAGTTTAAATTCCCAAAAGATGAGCGAGCCGGTAATCTAGCACAGTGCCCAGACGGAAAACTCTATACAACTTTACTTGGACTCAATGGTGGTACAACTCTGGTACAGCTAGACCCAAATCAAAAAAGACCAATTAGACTGGGACAATTGAAAGTTGATGGTAAAGAATGGAATAATGGCTTACAAAGCTTAGTTTGTTCTGCAACAGGTCAACTCCTCGCTTTTGGAGCTATGAGGTATGAGACACCTTATGCTGTCTATAGCGTAGATAAAAAACAGTGGAAACATGACTCGGCTACAATACTTTGACACTACTCTGATTGCGCTTGCGCGGAGTAAAAGGGATTAAGCCGATATTTAGCAGAAAATCCTCAAGCCCTCGTCTGGGCTTGAGGATTTTTATCAAGAAAGGCACAAGGCAATACGCTTGGGTTAGCCATAAAAACCCCTAACCTGCGTAGGGTCAGTCCTCATCATCAACGGCAAGGTATTGGTAGCAAGCTAGTGCATACTTTATAAATTACCTCTGAATCTCACACTAAAGGTAGAAGTATTTTAGGAATGAGTACACACATTTATTATATATAAATAGTCAGATTAATTCAGAGGAAAATAACTTATGTCTGATTTAATTAACAAACAAGTCATCCTTAAAAGTCGTCCAGTCGGCGAACCAAAGGAGAGTGATTTTGCTTTAGTAGAAACACCAATTCCCGAATCGGGTGAAGGGGAAATTCTTAGCCGCACCATTTATCTATCTCTAGATCCTTATATGCGTGGTCGCATTAGTGCAGGCAAGTCTTATGCTGCATCAGTAGAATTGGGTTCAGTTATTGTGGGTGGTACAGTCAGCCAAGTAATTAAATCAAATCATCCTCAATTTCAAGTTGGGGATTTTGTTCTTAGCAATAATGGTTGGCAAACTTATGCTGTATCTAAGGGTGAGACACTGCGTAAACTTGATCCGACTCAAGCACCTTTATCTTATAGTTTAGGTGTACTTGGTATGCCTGGTCTAACTGCTTATGCCGCTCTACTTGATATCGGCCAACCAAAAGAAGGTGAAACTGTAGTAGTTTCAGCCGCTTCTGGTGCTGTCGGTGCAGTAGTAGGTCAAATTGCCAAAATTAAAGGTGCGCGGGTCGTGGGAATTGTCGGGAGTGACGATAAGCGGGATTATATAGTTAAAGAATTAGGTTTTGATGTTGGCATTAATCGCAAAACTCAAGAACTTGATTCAGCCCTCAAAGAAGCTGCCCCTAATGGCATTGATGTTTACTATGACAATACAGCAGGTGTGATTTTAGAAACTGTATTGCAGCAGATAAACCTTGGGGCAAGAATTCCATTAGTAGGTTTGATTTCGGAGTATAACGCTACATCGACTCCATCAGGGCCTAATTTAATGCCGCTACTAATCAAACGGGCTTTAATCAAAGGTTTCTTAGTTAGCGATTATCAACATCAATTTAATGATTTTTTACGTGATGTTTCTGGATGGTTGCAGTCTGGTCAACTCAAGTATAAAGAAGATATAGTTGTTGGTTTACAAAACGCTCCGAGTGCTTTTATTGGTTTACTTCGAGGTGATAATTTTGGCAAGCTGATTGTTAAGGTCAATGATAACCCAACAGCAGCTTAAACGTTTAATAAAATGGGTGTGTGCTACGTTACCGCAAATCAGTAGTATATTGCTGGAGAAGAGGGAGCAAATTGTTGAAATTCAGTGTCGTCAGGAGTAGATAATTCAACTAAAGTTTTAGGTGTAATTAGATGCACAATGGTTTTAGGAGTAAGCTGCCACTACTGCTGACATTCTGCTTATTTACTAGCTTTTTGCCTGTCTCTAGTTCAGTTTTATGTCCAGCCGTTGCCTCCGACGAATACTATAAAGTAGCCAGAAATAATGGCAGAGATGGACGCACAGGAAGCGATGGGCGATCGGGTAGAGATGGTGGCAGTGGTGAAAACCAAAATATTTTTGTCAATGGTTCACCCGTTAATCTTGACTTATCTGGTAAAGATGGTGAAGACGGGGAAGACGGAGAACATGGCGATCAACCTGACTGTGGTTCCCAACGCGGTCGCGTTAGCCACGACATAAATGCACCAAATGGTGGTAGTGGCGGTAATGGAGGCAAAGGAGGAGATGGGGGAAATGGTGGTTCCCTCACGGTGTATTACAGCAATTTGACAGACTTACGGAACGTTTCCGTTCGGGCAACTGCTGGAGAAGGTGGGCGCGGCGGTAGAGGTGGCAACGGTACTGGAGGGTTGCAACTGTCACAGACGGAGATGGGAAGTTAAAACCTGTAAGGGAACTCCTGGTAGCCCTGATTATAAGTGTACTGAGAAGGTTTATCGATGTAGCGACGGTAACGATGGGCGAGATGGCAGCGATGGTAGCGATGGTAGGCAAGGGCGCTTGGGAACTTTGAGTATTGTGAATAGCAAGGAACCTTTGGCAGCTGATAGTCCAACTGTGAAGCTAGCAATTTCGGAACTGACAAACAAACAGTTCAACCTCTCAAAGAATAAATGGAATCAACGCATAGGGGCAGCTTCTCTACTTGCGCCTGGTTCTGCGATCGCTGATAATTATCGAGAGTTTGAACAGCGTCTAGAAGAAACTTTTCAAATAGTTTGGCAAGAAAGACAACCCATTACCAGCTTTGGTAATCAAGCTGTAACACTGAATTTAACTGACAGCAAACAAGTAGAAGTTACTTTTTCTGAGGACTTATGGGTTCAGGGTAATACCCAAAGTGAGGCTAAATTGACAACATTTACCGTTAACCATGCCATTCCTAAAAAAGATGTTACCCGGTTAGCTGTGGCAGAGTTTGCTGATGCAGGACAAAACCTCAACTTAAAAATAGTCGATTTGGCGGCAAAGTCTGATGTTATTAATACTCAGTTTCGCATAAAATTCCGCGCCCAGGATAGCTTGCACGGTTTTTCTGGCTACAAAACTGAATATGAAGGTGATATTCCTAACGAACTTGTGACTCGTGACTACAACCGTTTTACTCTAGCTTTGGGCAAACTCAAAATTTCTGATGAAGCTTTACGCCCTGATGTCAACGTTGATATTGAAATCGTAGCAACTCGTTCTTTGGGAATACGTTCTGCGAAGCAAACTATTCGCTGGCAGGGTGCAATCCGCAAGCCTAGATAAAATTTAGGAAGATTTTTTCCCATCTGAAACCATTTGCGAGAGAAGATAGGCTGCGAAATCTAGTAACTGATCCAGCAAAAAGCCAATAATGCCGATGTAGAGGATTACCTGAATTATGTAATCAGCATTGCCAGCTTTATAAGCCTCCCAGAGAGTAAAGCCAAGCCCTTTTGGGCCGATTAACATTTCTGTGGAAATAACTATAAACCAGGCTACCCAAATGCTAACTTTCAACGCATGAAATACATGAAATATAGCTACTCTAAAGTTATTATTCTGTCTCTGAAAATGTCGCATACCTATTGCAGTATTAATGATCATTGTCCAGAGAGTTCCCAGAAAAACTACTATAATAGCAGCCGATTCATTCTCTTGAAATACTATTAAAGCAATAGGTAATAAAGCTATAGGAGGGATACTATGTGGTATCTGAAATATCAGCCTAAATAGCTGATATACCATGCTATTGATACCTATTAAATATCCGATGAAACTACCTAATACAGCAGCGGGAATGTAACCAACAAATAACCTTTGTAGGCTAGCTAAAATGTCTAAAAACATATTATTATCTCTGCCTCAGTTCTCATAGTCAATATTTTGGAAATACTGTGGCAACAACACAAAATTACGGGTGAAAACTGTATTTAATTACACCTTTTATTGGATAAATACAATATTTTTTATATCTTTACCTCCTTGACGAATAATCAAAAAAGTTAGGTGTTATTACGATGTGATCGTAGTAGTACAAAGAAGAACTCAAAACTTGACTTTATTAAACTTTATCAGAAAAGCACAATCTGATTAGTAAATTAAATACAATTTCCAGAATTGTTTAATCAAACATGAGTTCGTGTAAATAATCCGCGAACCCATGTTTTTTTTCCAAGGGCAATTTGGGATCCATACTTAGCAGCAGCAGGCGCACGTACTTTAGCGGACGCGACGGGATTAGCCCCCAATCGGGGTTATTATTTGGCTGTAAAATCTTTTGTTGATACCAAGCCAGATGCTTTGAAAATAGTTCTAGATGAAGTGAAGAAAGTTAGTGAATGGGCAAAGAATAATTCTACTGAATTGTTAGCGTTTAATGTGTGCTTCTATCGCTCTGAATTAGCGTTTTAAACTAGCCTTAAAATAGCCTAATAGAAATAGTGAAACCCAACATTATATTAAGTTAACATTGGGTTTCACATCATTCAAATAGCTTGATTAGGTGGTATTTGTTCAGGCGGCGTTTCCGCAGGGGGAGCGAGTACCGCATCTGGAGCAATTTCTTCTACAGGAATCGGTTGTTTGTCCTCAGTCTCAGCATCTGGTTGTGCTGCTTCCACCAATTCAGGAGATGGGGGATGTGGGGGAATCGCTTCCGGGACACTCTCGGTTTTTGCTTCGGTTTCGGTAGTAACTGTCTCCTCTGCTGGTTGTTCTGGTATGGCAGTAGTTTTGTCGATAATCTCAACAACAGGTTTCTCTGCCAGAACAGAGGTAATGTCTTCAGGTTTGGGGGTTGTGGGTGTCTTTTTACTCACAGTCTGTTGCACCTTGTCTTTCGCGCCACTGAAGGTGCTACCCAGACCTTTTTGCAACTGGCCTAGCCGTTCCTGAAGGGACAACTTATTCACCTGTTCTTGAATGCCAGTTTTTACCGTCTCAGCACTGGGTACTTGGGTTTGTTGCGTCTGCGGGGTCAATTGCCGACGTAATGATAGAGTTTGCCAGCCAAACCAGACCAAAAGAGCCACACTAGCCACATGACCGAGCAACAAACCCCCAGTAATGCGTGGTGCAAAACACCCATAAGACTAAAGCGTAGAACAATCCTACGCCACTCCAGATAAAGTCATTCTTGCGGTGGATTTCTGGGAAAAAGAAAGCTGCTATGTAAATGGCTAAACTACCAAGACCCACTACCAAAGCTAGGACAAATGCCAGCATTATTTGGTTACTCCTTACTGCGTCCTTTAATTATTTCAATTTTGCAAATTTTGCCAGTCAATTGTTGATTTAGATACAATTTAAAATCAATTATCCCTGTTACTTGTGGATTTTTGTCATTTATATCAAGTCTTAAGGTCTTCTTTAGGGGAGAACGGAAAATATCGGACTACCCTTATAGGTAAAGGATTCTGCAAGAGTTAGCCAGAAATTTTTATGACACTACAAAGCTTTGGTGTGATTGGATTAGCCGTTATGGGTGAGAACATCGCTCTCAACGTGGAGCGCAATGGCTTCCCAATTGCAGTTTACAACCGCTCCCGCGAAAAAACGGATGCGTTTATGGCGCAGCGTGCTATAGGACGGAATGTCAAAGCCGCCTTTACTCTAGAAGAATTCGTTGCCTTATTGGAACGTCCCCGCAAAATTCTAGTAATGGTGCAAGCTGGTAAGCCAGTGGATGCGGTAATTGCTCAACTAAAACCTTTGTTAGACGAAGGCGATATCATTATCGATGGTGGCAACTCTTGGTTTGAAGATACGGAACGCCGCACTCAGGAATTAGAACCGGCTGGGCTTCGGTATCTTGGTATGGGTGTCAGTGGCGGTGAAGAAGGAGCGCTAAATGGGCCTTCACTGATGCCTGGAGGTACAAGAAGCTCTTACGAGTATCTATCACCAATTTTCAACAAAATTGCTGCCCAAGTCGATGATGGCCCTTGTGTAACCTATATTGGCCCTGGTGGTTCTGGTCACTATGTGAAAATGGTACACAACGGCATTGAGTACGGCGATATGCAGCTAATTGCTGAAGCCTACGACTTGCTGAAAAATGTCGCTGGATTAAACCCTAGTCAGCTACATGATGTGTTTGCTGAATGGAACACCACTGATGAACTCGATTCATTTTTGATCGAGATTACGAAGAATATCTTCCCATATATTGACCCAGAAACAAATAAACCCCTAGTGGATTTGATTGTTGATGGCAGCCGGTCAAAAGGGAACTGGACGCTGGACTGTGCAAACTGCATTGGAATTGGGAGTTGCTATTCCTACAATTACAGCAGCAGTTAATGCCCGGATTATATCTTCGATTAAAGAGGAGCGGGTTGCAGCATCTAAAGTCCTCACCGGCCCCAGTGGCAAGTATGACGGGCAAACTAAGGACTTTATCAATAAAGTTCGTGATGCTCTCTATTGCTCAAAAATCTGTTCTTATGCTCAAGGGATGGCGTTGCTATCCACAGCTTCAAAAACATATAACTGGAATTTGGATCTGGGCGAAATGGCACGGATTTGGAAAGGTGGTTGTATTATTCGCGCTCGCTTTTTGAATAAGATTAAGAAGGCTTTTAGCGAAAATCCAGCTTTGCCTAACTTGCTGTTAGCTCCCGAATTTAAGCAGACAATTCTCGACAGACAGACTGCTTGGCGGGAAGTAATTGCGACAGCTGCAACAGTAGGAATTCCAGTACCCGCATTTAGCGCCTCCTTAGATTATTTTGACAGCTATCGCCGCGATCGCTTGCCTCAAAATCTAACTCAAGCACAACGCGACTACTTCGGCGCACATACCTACCTGCGTCTTGATAAGCCCGGAAGTTTCCATACTGAATGGGTTCCCATTGCTGAAGCTGAGAAGTAAGTTTTCACGTATCTGTATGAGGATATTCTGAAAGGTTAGTTAATTTCAAAGTACAGATTTAGAAGTGGCTCTGAAACTCAGAGCCATTTTTTTAACGTAGACGCTTCTCTACGAGACGCTACGCGTAGCTTGCTGAAGGGTACGGCTTGCCGCAGGCTACCGCAGAGGCTCAGAGAACACAGAGGAAGAGAGCTTTATTTTTTATTGATTTTAGGAGTTGTTATTACCAAGATATTTGGCTTTTAATTCTTCTAATTCTTGATCTATTTCGTTTGTACTAGAAGGCCCAGATGTGGGAATTGGTGGTTGTATTTTATTTGGCTGAGGTTTGTTACTACCCAAAAATTGGGTTTTCATTTGTTCTAATTCCAGATCAATTTGACTAGGAGATGGCGATACAAATGTAGGTGGAGATTTTGCTGGAGATTGAGGGAGGGGTTTTGCTGCAATCGCTGATGTGGCTGCTACTTGCGATTGTTGATTTAAGTCTTTGAGAACTTCATCTACTGTTTGATAACGTCGAATTGGAAT encodes the following:
- a CDS encoding TIGR04283 family arsenosugar biosynthesis glycosyltransferase, translating into MNQNIKSSRISIIIPAINEAVNIKEAIATTQPSTNIEVMVVDSGSNDGTVEIAKSLGVKVISSFPPGRAVQMNAGVLAASGDILLFLHADTRLPTGFDEMIRTALQQPGAVAGAFKLQIDASLLSLRWVEWGVNVRSHIYQMPYGDQGIFLTKEVFQQIGNFPELPIMEDFELMRRLKRVGRIVIIPTPVVTSARRWLQKGVFKTTLLNQIVIIAYLIGVSPERVRRWYRREKFNRL
- a CDS encoding ABC transporter permease, encoding MFLDILASLQRLFVGYIPAAVLGSFIGYLIGINSMVYQLFRLIFQIPHSIPPIALLPIALIVFQENESAAIIVVFLGTLWTMIINTAIGMRHFQRQNNNFRVAIFHVFHALKVSIWVAWFIVISTEMLIGPKGLGFTLWEAYKAGNADYIIQVILYIGIIGFLLDQLLDFAAYLLSQMVSDGKKSS
- a CDS encoding DUF2252 domain-containing protein, encoding MSISISAIIFVLILILGFISPVQSATLRSTWVENEIYQYNHPFAAQLPQELATKMQKMKASPFAFYRGTSHIFYRDMQTLPSSGFVNSSTSAIWLEGDMHLQNLGGMRDSNDNNVFDTTDFDESYLGPYVWDLRRMAVSILLAAKENGLSSSDAQDIVRNFLDAYLNKMSDFKGTNDELSYHLESSNTNGVVKDLIQKASHESRSKLLTKYTQLNNSNNRIFQTTSKFQPVSNNTYSDIAGAMSSYIASIPSSKRYNSSYYALKDIRLKLGSGTGSLGKYRYYLLIEGPSSATDDDRILEMKQEGSSAVAIALPGLLPTSVYGNQEGARVTIATKAMLSNTDPLLGYTTVSSIAFMLHEKSPYQVDFDYTLLTTKSKFMDATGYAGKIVAKNHAISDKDYDAAIIPISVDKEVTDIVSSKKAVFKDEIVNFAVNYATQLEYDYTSFVNAYKQGRQLY
- a CDS encoding galactose oxidase-like domain-containing protein — encoded protein: MTQSNNKTDLLQETDLGTVVAQATTTDKWQVLPYSAPILPIHAALLRTGKVFFFCGSGNDPNRLNTPYDSVVWDVNNGTFTRQAPPLDSNNQPIDIFCAGHSFRPNGMLLVAGGTLRYDPFYGSPSALLFDPDTEKWVKIPSMNNGRWYPTVLTLGSGRILAVSGPDKDGKLNRQPEIYSVNFPNGWNAFPITSALPAYLHLFLLSNGDIFYSGAQMGGTGVTPRILTLPGAFTQSITEKVVPGLQNPGFGGDQAASVLLPPAQDQKVMIIGGGGGTAINRVNIVDLKAINPTYVAAKPLNYARKHHSAVLLPDRTVFVCNGSKINEDTTQSMLPAEIYNPATNTWTVVAKQNVPRVYHSVALLLPDGRVVTAGGNPKRTVNELRLEIYSPAYMSRPRPIIQSVPQITLSYGLQFTIQTPQAANIKWVSLIKPMATTHSCDAEQRLVDVPINFRDATSLNVTITDNRNIAPPGWYMIFITDNNGTPSVATWRRVS
- a CDS encoding NADP-dependent oxidoreductase, which codes for MSDLINKQVILKSRPVGEPKESDFALVETPIPESGEGEILSRTIYLSLDPYMRGRISAGKSYAASVELGSVIVGGTVSQVIKSNHPQFQVGDFVLSNNGWQTYAVSKGETLRKLDPTQAPLSYSLGVLGMPGLTAYAALLDIGQPKEGETVVVSAASGAVGAVVGQIAKIKGARVVGIVGSDDKRDYIVKELGFDVGINRKTQELDSALKEAAPNGIDVYYDNTAGVILETVLQQINLGARIPLVGLISEYNATSTPSGPNLMPLLIKRALIKGFLVSDYQHQFNDFLRDVSGWLQSGQLKYKEDIVVGLQNAPSAFIGLLRGDNFGKLIVKVNDNPTAA